In Festucalex cinctus isolate MCC-2025b chromosome 5, RoL_Fcin_1.0, whole genome shotgun sequence, a single genomic region encodes these proteins:
- the selenom gene encoding selenoprotein M, giving the protein MWLLLLSLLSCASSYEVDVNKLDGLARAKVETCGGUQLNRLREVKAFVVEDIPLYHNLVMKHIPGADPELVLLNHYYEELQRIPLSDMTRSEINELLDKLGFYKKAKADDEVPKKFRFAPAKDSPFKDELTSKSTTASVDTQNDADTSEPEPEAQRTDL; this is encoded by the exons ATGTGGCTGCTGCTGCTCAGTCTGCTTTCCTGCGCGTCTTCATATGAGGTGGATGTCAACAAGCTGGACGGCCTGGCTCGCGCCAAGGTGGAG ACATGTGGTGGATGACAGTTGAACAGGCTCAGAGAG GTCAAAGCCTTTGTGGTCGAGGACATTCCGCTTTA CCATAACCTGGTGATGAAGCACATTCCTGGAGCCGACCCTGAGCTTGTCCTCCTGAACCATTACTATGAGGAGCTGCAA CGGATCCCCTTGTCTGACATGACACGCTCGGAGATCAACGAGCTTCTGGACAAACTGGGCTTCTACAAGAAGGCTAAAGCAGATGACGAAGTGCCAAAAAAGTTTCGCTTCGCTCCCGCCAAAGATAGCCCGTTTAAAGATGAGCTAACATCCAAGTCCACCACCGCCTCTGTGGACACTCAGAATGACGCCGACACATCAGAGCCTGAACCCGAGGCGCAGCGCACTGACCTATAA